The Amycolatopsis mongoliensis genome includes a window with the following:
- a CDS encoding DEAD/DEAH box helicase — MTETQLGAPPAEKDSTARPLRAWQRRALTKYLTRKPKDFLAVATPGAGKTVFGLRIAAELLSDRTIEAVTIVTPTEHLKHQWAASAAAAGIQIDSNFRNTTGVTSSDYNGVALTYAQVAAHPTLHRVRTENRKTLVILDEIHHGGDAKSWGDAIREAFTPAVRRLSLTGTPFRSDDSAIPFVTYEPDAGGFQRSKADHSYGYADALADGVVRPVVFLAYSGEASWRTSAGEEFTARLGEPLTAEQNARAWRTALDPAGEWIPAVLHAADTRLSQVRQSVPDAGGLVIATDQESARAYAKILERISGEMPTLVLSDDPKASGRIKEFSETNERWIVAVRMVSEGVDVPRLAVGVYATSASTPLFFAQAIGRYVRARRKGETASVFLPSVPVLLELASELEAQRDHVLGKPHREKEGWEDELLAQANRTEDEPGEEEKAFTSLGASAELDQVIYDGNSFGTAVFSGSDEEQEYLGLPGLLEPDQVRALLRKRQEEQIADEKRRKPAKEEPAPQARPQSVSERLGALRKELNALVGMYHHRTKKPHGAIHNELRRVCGGPVTAMATVEQLEERIVTLRTW; from the coding sequence ATGACGGAGACGCAGCTCGGGGCGCCTCCCGCGGAGAAGGACTCGACCGCGCGCCCGCTGCGGGCGTGGCAGCGGCGGGCGCTCACCAAGTACCTGACGCGCAAGCCGAAGGACTTCCTCGCGGTGGCGACGCCCGGCGCCGGCAAGACGGTGTTCGGCCTGCGGATCGCCGCGGAGCTGCTGAGCGACCGCACGATCGAGGCCGTCACCATCGTCACGCCGACCGAGCACCTCAAGCACCAGTGGGCCGCGTCGGCGGCCGCGGCGGGCATCCAGATCGACTCGAACTTCCGCAACACCACCGGTGTGACGTCGTCGGACTACAACGGCGTCGCCCTGACGTACGCCCAGGTCGCGGCGCACCCGACGCTGCACCGGGTGCGCACCGAGAACCGCAAGACGCTGGTGATCCTCGACGAGATCCACCACGGCGGCGACGCGAAGTCGTGGGGTGACGCGATCCGCGAGGCCTTCACCCCGGCCGTCCGGCGCCTGTCGCTGACCGGGACCCCGTTCCGGTCCGACGACTCGGCCATCCCGTTCGTCACGTACGAGCCGGACGCGGGCGGCTTCCAGCGCAGCAAGGCCGACCACTCCTACGGCTACGCGGACGCGCTGGCCGACGGCGTGGTCCGGCCGGTCGTGTTCCTGGCGTATTCGGGTGAGGCCTCCTGGCGCACGAGCGCGGGGGAGGAGTTCACCGCGCGGCTCGGCGAGCCGCTGACCGCGGAGCAGAACGCCCGGGCGTGGCGCACGGCGCTCGACCCGGCGGGCGAGTGGATCCCGGCGGTGCTGCACGCCGCGGACACCCGGCTGTCGCAGGTGCGCCAGAGCGTGCCGGACGCGGGCGGCCTGGTGATCGCCACCGACCAGGAGTCGGCGCGGGCGTACGCGAAGATCCTGGAGCGCATCTCGGGGGAGATGCCGACGCTGGTGCTGTCGGACGACCCGAAGGCCTCGGGCCGGATCAAGGAGTTCTCCGAGACGAACGAGCGCTGGATCGTGGCGGTCCGCATGGTCTCGGAGGGCGTCGACGTTCCGCGGCTGGCCGTCGGCGTGTACGCCACGAGTGCGTCGACCCCGCTGTTCTTCGCCCAGGCGATCGGCCGGTACGTGCGCGCCCGTCGCAAGGGTGAGACGGCCAGCGTGTTCCTGCCGTCGGTGCCGGTGCTGCTGGAGCTCGCGAGCGAGCTGGAGGCGCAGCGCGACCACGTGCTGGGCAAGCCGCACCGCGAGAAGGAGGGCTGGGAGGACGAGCTCCTGGCCCAGGCCAACCGCACCGAGGACGAGCCGGGCGAAGAGGAGAAGGCGTTCACCTCGCTGGGCGCCTCGGCCGAGCTCGACCAGGTCATCTACGACGGCAACTCGTTCGGCACGGCGGTGTTCTCGGGGTCGGACGAGGAGCAGGAGTACCTCGGCCTGCCGGGGCTGCTCGAGCCCGACCAGGTCCGCGCGCTGCTGCGGAAGCGGCAGGAGGAGCAGATCGCGGACGAGAAGCGCCGCAAGCCCGCGAAGGAGGAGCCGGCACCGCAGGCTCGTCCCCAGTCGGTGAGCGAGCGGCTCGGCGCGCTGCGCAAGGAGCTGAACGCGCTGGTGGGGATGTACCACCACCGCACGAAGAAGCCCCACGGCGCGATCCACAACGAGCTGCGCCGGGTGTGCGGCGGCCCGGTGACCGCGATGGCGACCGTCGAGCAGCTCGAGGAACGGATCGTCACCCTGCGGACCTGGTGA